In Fructilactobacillus cliffordii, a single genomic region encodes these proteins:
- the argS gene encoding arginine--tRNA ligase — translation MDYKQLVADVVADAVDNQVSSSDIYAKIETPKTAQNGDLAFPAFMLAKAMHQNPKIIAEQIASEINTDAFAQVKAVGPYVNFFLNQGQVSSQVLETVLTEKDHYGDNHDGDNGVVTIDMSSPNIAKPMSMGHLRSTVIGNSIAKILTKNGYRPIKDNHLGDWGTQFGKLITAYLKWGNEEDVKRDPIHYLVKYYVEFHQRDEQDPALDEEAREWFKKLEDGDPEAVKLWKWFRDVSLKAFNQTYKKLGVDFDTYNGESFYNDKLQDVVDTLKKDGLLEKSQGASVVDLSDQDLNPALILKTDGASLYVTRDIATAIYRDETYHPVMNLYVVGSEQTYYFKQLKAVLQKMGLQSAAGLHHVPFGLITVNGKKLSTRHGNIVLLNEVLDESVKMAAQQIKEKNPTLPNQQQVAEEVGVGAVIFGDLKNSRIDSIDFNLQDQLKFEGETGPYVQYAHARAESVLAKAGKRDYQAGNHQLTGDEAWEIVKLLQSFPAVVKKANAEFEPSVIAKYSLRLAKAFNKYYAHTKILTDDEQLDARLALVKSVSIILKESLRLLGVQAPDEM, via the coding sequence ATGGATTACAAACAACTAGTAGCTGATGTTGTGGCTGATGCAGTTGACAACCAAGTTAGTTCCAGTGATATTTATGCAAAAATTGAAACGCCGAAAACGGCGCAAAATGGGGATTTAGCCTTTCCTGCTTTTATGTTGGCAAAGGCCATGCACCAAAATCCAAAGATAATTGCAGAACAAATTGCCAGTGAGATTAATACGGATGCCTTTGCGCAAGTTAAAGCAGTCGGCCCTTACGTGAACTTTTTCTTAAATCAGGGACAAGTTAGTTCACAGGTGCTAGAAACCGTTTTAACGGAGAAGGATCATTACGGAGACAACCACGATGGTGATAACGGCGTGGTTACGATTGACATGTCATCTCCAAATATTGCTAAACCCATGTCCATGGGTCACTTGCGATCCACGGTGATTGGGAATTCAATTGCCAAAATTTTAACTAAAAATGGTTACCGTCCCATTAAAGACAACCACTTAGGTGATTGGGGAACCCAATTTGGAAAGTTAATTACGGCGTACCTGAAGTGGGGAAATGAAGAAGACGTTAAACGTGATCCCATCCACTACTTGGTGAAATACTACGTTGAATTTCACCAGCGTGATGAGCAAGACCCTGCTTTAGATGAAGAAGCGCGAGAATGGTTCAAAAAGTTAGAAGATGGGGATCCAGAAGCCGTTAAGTTGTGGAAGTGGTTCCGCGACGTTTCCTTAAAGGCCTTTAACCAAACTTACAAAAAGCTGGGCGTTGATTTTGACACCTACAACGGAGAATCGTTCTACAACGATAAGCTGCAAGACGTGGTTGATACTCTGAAAAAGGATGGCTTACTCGAAAAATCACAAGGAGCTTCAGTGGTTGATCTTAGTGATCAGGACTTAAATCCAGCCTTGATTTTGAAAACGGATGGGGCCTCTTTGTACGTTACCCGGGACATTGCAACGGCCATTTATCGGGATGAAACTTACCACCCGGTGATGAACCTGTACGTTGTGGGTTCAGAACAAACCTACTACTTTAAACAATTAAAAGCCGTTTTACAGAAGATGGGTCTACAATCTGCAGCTGGATTGCATCACGTTCCGTTTGGATTGATTACCGTGAACGGAAAGAAGTTGTCCACGCGACACGGAAACATCGTGTTGTTAAACGAAGTTTTGGATGAATCCGTTAAAATGGCCGCCCAACAAATTAAGGAAAAGAATCCCACTTTACCTAATCAGCAACAGGTTGCTGAAGAAGTGGGGGTGGGCGCTGTAATTTTTGGTGACCTGAAGAATTCTCGGATTGATAGTATCGACTTTAACCTCCAGGATCAACTTAAGTTTGAGGGAGAAACTGGTCCTTACGTTCAATACGCTCATGCTCGGGCAGAAAGTGTTCTGGCTAAGGCTGGCAAACGGGATTATCAAGCCGGTAATCATCAATTAACCGGTGACGAAGCTTGGGAAATCGTGAAATTATTACAATCATTTCCAGCCGTGGTTAAAAAAGCCAACGCTGAATTTGAACCATCTGTGATTGCTAAATATTCCTTACGGTTAGCGAAGGCATTCAATAAGTACTACGCTCATACGAAAATTTTGACGGATGATGAACAACTTGATGCCCGTTTAGCACTGGTTAAGAGTGTTTCCATCATTCTAAAAGAATCGCTACGGTTATTAGGGGTTCAAGCTCCTGATGAGATGTAA
- a CDS encoding DUF1516 family protein, which yields MLVPVILCAWLLLLASTCWGIFLHQDKQVVKALIISRGLYIIILILEVVLVLHHFNQQPWLAGANFVASVVAASLIDITFQRKFLGLLTRAIAITTIISIIVAMGLALGLL from the coding sequence ATGTTAGTTCCCGTAATTCTGTGCGCCTGGCTGCTCTTGCTAGCTTCAACCTGCTGGGGAATTTTCCTCCATCAGGATAAACAAGTGGTCAAGGCGCTTATCATTAGTCGTGGTTTATACATCATTATTTTAATTCTTGAGGTGGTCTTAGTGTTACACCACTTTAACCAACAACCGTGGTTAGCTGGCGCCAATTTTGTCGCCAGTGTGGTCGCCGCCTCGCTGATCGACATCACCTTTCAACGTAAATTCCTAGGTTTGCTTACCAGAGCCATTGCCATTACGACTATCATCAGTATCATTGTCGCAATGGGATTAGCCCTGGGTTTACTCTAA
- a CDS encoding aspartate/glutamate racemase family protein, producing MKDFFTILGGMGTEATEAYIHLLNERTPAHRDQDYLNYILVNHATVPDRTDYIVDPKHQPNPLIPLAEDVQQQSQLGPQFFALPCNTAHYFYNQLQDLTEIPILHMPNLAIAAVARKFPNAKRVGLIATDGTLKDRVYEVPIQAAGYQFVMPTPEIAQETMTLIYDDVKAQNWVDADLYHHILQQMVEDLNCDVVILGCTEISVAEERAGHADFPVIDAQGELVDESIRLALDARQQNN from the coding sequence ATGAAAGACTTTTTTACGATTTTAGGTGGGATGGGTACGGAAGCAACGGAAGCCTACATTCATTTATTGAATGAACGGACGCCAGCGCATCGCGATCAAGATTATTTGAATTACATCTTGGTGAACCATGCGACGGTTCCCGACCGAACTGATTACATTGTTGATCCCAAACATCAGCCTAATCCATTGATTCCCCTAGCAGAAGACGTGCAGCAACAAAGTCAGTTAGGCCCCCAATTTTTTGCATTACCGTGTAACACAGCACATTATTTTTATAATCAATTGCAAGATTTAACGGAGATTCCAATCTTACACATGCCTAATTTGGCGATTGCAGCTGTAGCGCGAAAATTTCCCAACGCAAAACGTGTGGGACTGATTGCTACCGATGGAACGCTCAAAGATCGGGTTTATGAAGTTCCAATTCAAGCTGCCGGTTATCAGTTTGTGATGCCTACACCTGAAATTGCCCAGGAAACTATGACGCTGATTTATGATGACGTTAAGGCACAAAATTGGGTGGATGCTGACTTGTACCATCACATTTTGCAACAAATGGTAGAGGACTTGAATTGTGATGTCGTCATTTTAGGTTGTACCGAAATTTCAGTGGCCGAAGAACGAGCGGGTCATGCTGATTTTCCGGTAATTGATGCCCAAGGGGAACTAGTCGACGAATCGATTAGGTTAGCCCTAGACGCTCGCCAACAAAATAATTAA
- a CDS encoding carboxylate--amine ligase produces MKNAVPNFTPILLGSDFNVYGMARSFYELNGKPVRAIAQKRLAPTRYSKIVDLTFIPGFSEDPAWINAMRKLKQEYANHPEPVLLIGCSDGYAELIAKHKDELEDVFVCPYVDYQLLKQLNDKENFYQLCEKYDLPYPGTKIISRADYQQNRIDQPFGYPVAVKPANSVEWVDIQFEGRKKAFIIHDEAEYRSVIGKIFDNGYKSDVIVQDFIPGDDSRMRVVNAYVDQYHHVKMMNLGHPLLEDPAPGAIGNYVAILPEYNEAIYQQLKQFLEQLNYVGYADFDLKWDERDQTYKVFEINLRQGRSSFYVTLNGCNLAQYLVADYVADSLKDRPIVLGNQDPKNWKLWLGVSKRTFEEYALNNHEKDLAVELIQQGQYGNTFWYNKDENPMRWLLWKWMDHKYAQNFAKYFHLEKG; encoded by the coding sequence ATGAAAAATGCAGTTCCAAACTTTACTCCGATCCTATTAGGGAGTGATTTTAACGTTTATGGAATGGCGCGTTCTTTTTATGAACTAAATGGAAAACCGGTTCGCGCCATTGCCCAAAAAAGATTAGCACCGACGCGCTATTCTAAAATTGTGGATTTAACCTTTATTCCCGGTTTTAGTGAGGACCCGGCTTGGATTAATGCCATGCGGAAGTTAAAGCAGGAGTATGCTAATCATCCAGAACCTGTCCTCTTAATCGGTTGTAGCGATGGGTATGCGGAGTTAATTGCTAAGCATAAGGACGAATTAGAGGATGTATTTGTGTGTCCATATGTCGATTATCAATTGTTGAAGCAGTTAAACGATAAGGAAAATTTCTATCAGCTCTGTGAAAAGTACGACTTACCGTATCCTGGCACTAAAATTATTTCGCGCGCGGACTACCAACAAAATCGGATTGATCAACCATTTGGGTACCCAGTGGCGGTCAAACCTGCTAACAGTGTCGAATGGGTTGACATTCAGTTTGAAGGACGGAAAAAGGCCTTTATCATTCATGATGAGGCCGAATACCGGTCGGTAATTGGGAAAATTTTTGACAATGGTTACAAATCCGATGTGATTGTGCAGGATTTTATTCCAGGAGACGACAGTCGCATGCGAGTGGTCAATGCCTATGTTGACCAATATCATCACGTCAAAATGATGAACCTCGGCCATCCGTTACTGGAAGATCCAGCCCCTGGCGCAATTGGTAATTACGTTGCCATTTTGCCGGAATATAACGAGGCCATTTATCAACAACTCAAGCAATTTTTGGAGCAGCTTAACTACGTGGGCTATGCTGATTTTGACTTAAAATGGGACGAACGGGACCAAACATATAAGGTGTTTGAAATTAATCTGCGCCAGGGTCGGAGTAGTTTTTACGTGACTCTGAACGGCTGTAACTTAGCGCAATATCTAGTAGCAGATTATGTTGCGGACAGTTTGAAAGATCGACCCATCGTGTTAGGAAATCAAGACCCCAAGAACTGGAAGCTCTGGTTAGGAGTTTCCAAACGAACGTTTGAAGAGTACGCTCTTAATAACCACGAAAAAGATTTAGCGGTCGAATTAATCCAGCAGGGCCAATACGGAAATACGTTCTGGTACAATAAGGACGAGAACCCGATGCGTTGGTTGCTCTGGAAATGGATGGATCATAAGTACGCGCAAAATTTTGCGAAGTACTTCCATTTAGAAAAAGGATGA